In Oreochromis niloticus isolate F11D_XX linkage group LG12, O_niloticus_UMD_NMBU, whole genome shotgun sequence, the DNA window AAATATCACAGCATCACTCACATTGGCTCTGTTTGTAAGGAGGGTGCGAATGACGGACAGAGATAAGAATGACAAAGAGGAAGAGCGGCCAGAGGAGCTCAATGATCAGCTGGATCTGCACAAGAGGACTGACAAAGCACTGCTGATGGCATAGTTACATTAATAGGCCCTTAAAAATGCACCCTTTAAGGGTCCTAAGGCCACAAAACGGCCACGCCCCAAAAAGTgctataaaaatattatatattcatattttttccactttaaatgagtcagtcttttaaaactacttctCCCTGAAATATTCATaaagttttaattatatttcaggggttttaaccctttaaatcccagtttcatTACATGAGCGCACTGGTTTtttagctggaaaaaaaaacaaaacttaaatattttccataaaatacatttgaagtAATATTCGTTTGTTATTATAATTAGGCCTTTGGATGGTCCAATGATTACCACTGACATTCATTTTGatacattaatatttttttgGCAGAAGCGCACTAAATGTCATAGTGCCATATCAGGTTTATCATGTTTTGCTTACACTAAATGCTTATTACCTTGTTTTGttctaaaataataaaaaaaaaaagtctaaataaCAAAACAAGATCACTTTGAACGGGAAAAACATTTACTTTACAAGGATGAACATGATTATTTATGTTGCTGGAAATCGGGAAAGTTGTGCTTCCAGCGGCGGCTCTCAGTGGCTCCAGCAGCCGCAGCTCCAGTGCCTACTGCCAGTAGCTGCAGGGGTGGGATAGTGTTTGGGTCCCGGTGTCCCCAGCACGACACGTCCGATACcacattaaaacaaatatataatgtTCTGTTGTAGCCTTCACACTGAATGTAACGacactaatttttttttttactctttttgttATTCATGACACAAAGATAATACTTTGCGCATAATCACAACCTAGTGGAAACTTGTTCCATCTAATTTGGCATGGCAGGTCACATAGCACGATAACATGTGTGAACAGTAGGATtcaagattattattatttgtcacatgcatagttatacaagtacaaCACGCACTGAAATGTATCAAAATAGAGGCGAACGCAGCGCGTTTTACCTGGCGCTGTGCCCTTAGCGGATAGATTAGCGGCATGTCGAGTGGAACAACAAAAGACGGGCAGCCTGGTTGGGTTTAAAAGTGTCCAAGATTACATGTGCAACCTTATCACCGATGTTTAGAAGTGCTCTGCTGTCGTTGACTATAAAACTAGAGGACTTGGGGATGTAAACAAGTTGAGCGTAACAACAAGGCGGATAGACCGGAAGAAAGTTGTCGTGACGTCAACGTGCCgccttaaaatttaaaaatataattttttgttGTAACCCTCAAACTCAATGGTAATGTAACGATACTTATTTTTcacgttttcaaacgaaaacatCAGCACTTTTCGTACCTCCGACAGCGGGCGTGGGGAGTTTCTGTGTGCATTTGGCACACGGTGAGTCAGACGCTGTACGCTGCTTCCGGAGCAAAGTCATTGTCCGTGAGTTTGTCAAAATCATCCTATGGCTGTTCCCATCGATCTCCTCTTCGCTCACAATTTGCAGATAATTTGTGTCGCTACCTggtgagcaaaaaaaaaaagaatacaattTTAAGGCCCGGACTCCAAAGGATGGCCCTTCAATTAGTTATAATGATCGTACAATGAAAAATAGCGTTTATAATGGGTTTCAATGGGGCACAAATCGACCACTGAAGCTAATTTAAGGAAGTCAGactgaaattttaaaataaagtttaaaaaactttttttgggGAAAATTTGGCTATATTCCATTCAACACAGTGCAAATGGCTTAGAACTGAAAAACGCAAAAGCCACAAAATGGTCCCAGGACCTCCAGAGGTTAAAGAAACAAATTGTTTCATGACAAATCATATTAACGTCACAGTGGTCTAAAGTCACTATCTTCTACATATGTAAACTGTGCAAGATGTTACATTCTTCCTATGCAAAAGCAGCAGATATACTACCTGTTATAAACCTAACAGCAACATTTACTGGAAAAATGCAGCTGTCACTCATTCTCAGTGTTGTGAACAAAGAGCCGGCATACTTGATTTGATTTGACTTAATACAGAAGAAACAATAAACACTGGACATTAATGATACGTTTAATTCAGCGATGGGAGATTTTGGCTTCAAATGAAGCTGTTCTTCTCATGTAACGGAGTGTGGTCCTCCCTGTACTCCCACTGTTGGTGCTGGATGATCGATTCCTCCGCATGCTCCTCGTTTGTCTTTGGTTGCACTGAGCTGCAATCACATTGAGGGGAAAACTTCAAATTAAGTTCATGCAGGTACATTATGCCATGCTTATTACTAATTCAGAAATTGTGGTACACATAAAGCTACCACACCTGTTTTCTGGGATAAGGCAAAGCGTGGGCTACAGGTCAGCGGTGGAAGCTGACGCGAGCGGGACACACTGGGTGTGGGGAGGCTGTGTCTGAAGGACATTTGATGAGCTTTTCTGGAGCCACCGTCGCAGCTGCCTCTGTTTCAGctgctggggaaaaaaagaggctGATTTAATGACTGCTGGAACTGATGGAAATTACTCATCACTTAAAAAGAAACTTGCTGGATGATCGATTCCTCTGCATGCTCCCCGTTTGTCTTTGGTTGCACTGAGCTGCAATCACATTGAGGGGAAAACTTCAAATTAAGTTCATGCAGGTACATTATGCCATGCTTATTACTAATTCAGAAATTGTGGTACACATAAAGCTACCACACCTGTTTTCTGGGATAAGGCAAAGCGTGGGCTACAGGTCAGCGGTGGAAGCTGACGCGAGCGGGACACACTGGGTGTGGGGGAGGCTGTGTCTGAAGGACATTTGATGAGCTTTTCTGGAGCCACCGTCGCAGCTGCCTCTGTTTCAGctgctggggaaaaaaagaggctGATTTAATGACTGCTGGAACTGATGGAAATTACTCATCACTTAAAAAGAAACTTAGTCATAAGTCTATTTGgatatattttccttttttcaactCCTGTTAATATGTAACATTTTCAAACCATCTAAAGCAACTGCTGCTCATCATTTTAGGGAAATTGATAGAAATCTGAGAGACTCACATATACTCACATTTTAACAATGGGGTTTTCTTTGAGTCTGCAAATGGACTCAATTTTAAAAACCGGTCTGTGAGCCATGTTGCTCGATCCTCCTCAAAGGCCCACCTCTGCAAAAtgaaccccccaaaaaagttttaaaaacagttcAAACATCTTAACTGAAGTCAGTAACCTGTCATATGCACACAACTTTGCACAAGATCTAAActaatttgtttttaatcaccTCGTGGCTCAGTCTGTTGGCTGCCTCTGCAAagttcttcctctccctctcaaAGATCTTCCACTCCTCCTTGAGGTGCTCCTTCTCTTGAAGCATGTAGCAATTGCTTAGCAGGGATGCGGTTTCCTCATCACACGGAGAGCTTAGCTGCTGCTATAGGAAAGAAAGGAACGTGGATGGATTAATCAACAATTTATTGATTATTTATAGAACAAAATGAGTTTCaactaaaacacaaacaacagtAAGTCAGGTGTTCATTCCAGAGTAACGTGAGAAGTAGCAGACATCTCTGATCCTGGTTTTGGTAAATGTATATTACCTTTCACTAAACACCGATAAATATTAAAGacgctttctctctctgtgcaaatttcagcttttaaaTCCACAAAACCTCAGAGCTAATTCATCCGTACCTGTaggagctgctgctgtgttGGAATAAAGTCTTTGCACTGCTGGATCTCCAGCTTTAGTCTGTCCATCTCTTCCTCCTGAGTCTCTTGTGGAACAGCATCAGTGTTTTTGCTTTCCACCATCTGAACCAAGGATGCTAAAGCAAAAAGCCCAAATAATTAATCAGATTTAAATGTGTCTTATAAATACTGAATTCAGCAAGAAGAAGGAACAAGAAGTAAACATCAAACACAAAGTGACAGAGCCGCTGTATACAAAATATTCAAACCACACATTATCTTTTGCTTCCAATCAGCTCATAACATTTCTTGATtttaacagacaaaaaaacataacaggTCCATGTGAGAATACTGACTTTTAATTCTTTGAGCAATCACAGCAGAGGCTTCAGTTCATAATTTAAACAATTATTTGCATTAGTGAGGAATCGTTGATGTCACAGTATTTTACCTTGGCTGTCCAGTCTTTCGACGTGGCTCTTAAATCTTCCCCACTGGAGACGAATACTGTTGGTCAGTTTCTCCGGGGTATGAAAGCAATAAAGCTCTACACTTTCCTTACTGGAATCAAacacctcttcctcttcctcctccgaTGTGGcctggagtgaataaataaaataaaacatttttcagtctGCTGGTAGGACATCtaacaaacatttttgaatGACTAAGTGAAACAAAGAAGGAGGCTGATTGTTTAAAATTGCGAGGAAATGTCATCAGCAGCTTTAAAATGTGACGGAAGAGTctcaaaagaaaaatacaaagtatACAAAAGGTGATCAAACACTACCTGTACGCCACTGTGTTCACGTTTGTCGCTTTTCACGGCTGGTTTTCTTGAACTTAGAATGGACACCATGTCTTTTTTTATCTGCTGCAACACTTTTCTCAGCTCTGCATTTTCCAGCACGAGCTCTCTCTGGCGAGCTTCATAGTAGCTCAGCAGAGTCTTATACATTTCCCCTTCATGCCTTATGAAGAGAAACACAGGTCTCTTATCGGTTAGACAGTTGTGCTCAATTTAAGAGGAAACATCCAAGATTAGTGCCAGCCATGTTTGAGGTTCATGCTGCCAAAATGTTCATTAGAGTGACCTAGAAAACTGACAAAGGCACTAATCTGCTTCTTGTTTGAGGCTCCGAAGTACAGGGACTAACATAGAGGAGTTTCTCTGATCCAAAGAAGGTTCACCTATATATCTAGGGTTCTCAGAGTGCCACTGGCCACCCTTACTAACATTttatgcaaacaacaaagaagaTTGAGCAGAGGGGTGATTTCTCTAATGCCAACTTTCCACTCTCCAGTCATCTTAGTCACACAGGTCTAGACACCAGTGTCTCTAGGCGAGTGGTTATTGGAGGTTGCTGGTGAATAGGTGAACATAACCACAAAGAGGTATGCAGTGATACACCAAAGACCACCTTATGATTAATTTGGTCACTAGCAGATAGCCGCGGTTACTGTAGCTGTCAtgctgtctgcaaacacttgccaactaCTCACAGAGTGCTAGTCAAACTGTGGAAGGTGCAACACAAACTGGTCTCTGTATCATCAGGACAGACAAAGTTTGCCACAGGATCCATCTACGCAGCCTGCTCCTGAAATAGACGATCAGATTAACAGCAGCGATTCAACTTACAAGGATTTGGGAGGCAGTGGTGAGAGATGGAGGCATGAAGCTAGTGAGAAgatatattttactgttattttatcattgcatcagaatcatataataagcattgcattaaagcatttattgaagctattgacattacattaacgtttgtattacagtgattgttataacctcatgttaatcttctatttacaggtgttagtataatcatataatctttcattgcaggtgtaaccatgatcatctttatacatattgccgcttggtgc includes these proteins:
- the LOC102076406 gene encoding afadin- and alpha-actinin-binding protein, which codes for MYKTLLSYYEARQRELVLENAELRKVLQQIKKDMVSILSSRKPAVKSDKREHSGVQATSEEEEEEVFDSSKESVELYCFHTPEKLTNSIRLQWGRFKSHVERLDSQASLVQMVESKNTDAVPQETQEEEMDRLKLEIQQCKDFIPTQQQLLQQQLSSPCDEETASLLSNCYMLQEKEHLKEEWKIFERERKNFAEAANRLSHERWAFEEDRATWLTDRFLKLSPFADSKKTPLLKSETEAAATVAPEKLIKCPSDTASPTPSVSRSRQLPPLTCSPRFALSQKTAQCNQRQTGSMQRNRSSSSDTNYLQIVSEEEIDGNSHRMILTNSRTMTLLRKQRTASDSPCAKCTQKLPTPAVGGHFPNKALPSAGTLPWIQGLPSAGTLPWIQGIICNINNPCFHSQTPGETPGQVGNFNNSM